The following are from one region of the Lentimicrobiaceae bacterium genome:
- a CDS encoding DUF2007 domain-containing protein, which translates to MDGWICVFTSGSLQEAEIVRGLLEDNQITAIVYNKQDSVYLFGDIEVYVSVEDAFAANQIINTPAS; encoded by the coding sequence ATGGATGGCTGGATTTGTGTATTTACCTCAGGAAGCTTGCAGGAAGCTGAAATTGTGAGAGGTTTACTTGAAGATAATCAGATTACTGCAATTGTTTACAATAAGCAGGACTCCGTTTATCTTTTTGGAGATATAGAAGTTTATGTTTCAGTTGAGGACGCTTTTGCTGCTAATCAAATCATAAATACACCTGCCTCGTGA
- a CDS encoding peptide MFS transporter has protein sequence MLKEHPKGLLVAFFSNMGERFGFYTMMAILVLFLQAKYGLSESQAGGYYSWFYFGIYALALIGGIIADATRKYKFVILMGIIIMFAGYVVMAIPGNPLAITLTGLFTIALGNGLFKGNLQAVVGQMYDDPRYSKVRDSAFMIFYMGINIGAFFAPFVATGIRNWFLGTQGFEHDGSLPAMCHAYNNGNLEDLTAFQALADKVSGSAVTDLGAFATQYIDAFAKGYNYAFGIAAGAMVISMLVYIFFNKLLPSVDKVETKEKDETNKAKGNLVSFLLAAGLMITTSVIFYFAMNDLALGMAVGLFVGFVAMMFMISTKDERPRVTSLILVFFVVIFFWMSFHQNGLTLTFFARDYTVKEVGAFTNIFFNLESILAFIGTIAGVVLLFNKKSTNKLIGGSMAIVFGGLTYYFVSGSAASNPIAPEVFQSFNPLFIVSLTFPVMAVFTWLRNKNLEPSTPKKIGIGMFIAALGFMVILVASIGLVSPHELQVVDNGVTKFNPVPDSSRVVPYWLISSYLILTIAELFLSPMGLSFVSKVAPARFQGLMQGGWLLATAVGNKFLFIGSDFWGKLDLWQLWAIFIVCCVLSAIFIFSIMKRLEAATK, from the coding sequence ATGTTAAAAGAGCATCCGAAAGGACTATTGGTAGCGTTTTTCTCTAACATGGGAGAGCGCTTCGGATTCTACACCATGATGGCCATCCTGGTTCTGTTTTTACAGGCCAAATACGGGCTTTCAGAATCGCAGGCAGGGGGCTATTACAGCTGGTTTTATTTTGGTATTTATGCATTAGCCCTCATCGGAGGTATTATTGCTGATGCCACCAGAAAATACAAATTTGTAATTCTGATGGGTATCATTATCATGTTTGCCGGCTATGTTGTTATGGCTATCCCGGGTAATCCGCTTGCTATTACATTGACGGGCCTTTTCACAATAGCCCTGGGAAATGGCTTGTTTAAAGGCAATCTTCAGGCAGTTGTTGGTCAAATGTATGACGATCCCCGCTACTCAAAAGTACGCGATTCTGCCTTTATGATTTTTTATATGGGTATCAACATCGGAGCATTTTTTGCCCCTTTCGTTGCAACCGGAATCCGCAACTGGTTTTTGGGCACACAGGGTTTTGAACATGACGGAAGCCTTCCGGCCATGTGTCACGCCTACAATAATGGAAACCTAGAGGATTTAACTGCTTTTCAGGCCCTTGCCGATAAAGTTAGCGGAAGTGCCGTAACAGATTTGGGAGCCTTCGCTACACAATATATCGACGCATTTGCCAAAGGATACAATTATGCTTTTGGAATTGCAGCTGGTGCCATGGTTATTTCCATGCTGGTTTACATTTTCTTCAATAAATTATTGCCTTCAGTAGATAAAGTAGAAACAAAAGAAAAGGACGAAACTAATAAAGCCAAAGGCAATTTGGTAAGCTTCCTTTTAGCTGCAGGCTTAATGATTACCACTTCTGTCATTTTCTATTTTGCAATGAATGATCTTGCTTTAGGTATGGCTGTGGGTTTATTTGTCGGATTTGTTGCCATGATGTTCATGATTTCGACCAAGGATGAACGCCCAAGAGTTACTTCACTCATCCTGGTTTTCTTTGTTGTTATCTTTTTCTGGATGTCATTTCACCAAAATGGACTCACTCTTACTTTCTTTGCCCGCGATTATACTGTGAAAGAAGTGGGAGCTTTCACAAATATCTTCTTTAATCTTGAGTCCATTCTTGCCTTTATTGGCACCATTGCCGGCGTGGTTCTTCTTTTCAACAAAAAGAGCACAAATAAGCTTATTGGCGGCTCCATGGCCATTGTTTTTGGCGGTCTGACTTATTACTTTGTTTCAGGAAGCGCAGCAAGCAACCCAATTGCGCCTGAAGTATTCCAATCATTTAATCCGCTGTTTATTGTTTCGCTCACATTTCCTGTAATGGCAGTTTTCACCTGGCTCCGAAATAAAAATCTGGAACCATCAACGCCTAAGAAAATTGGAATCGGAATGTTTATTGCAGCACTCGGATTTATGGTTATTCTGGTTGCATCCATCGGCCTGGTATCACCTCACGAACTACAGGTAGTTGATAACGGAGTTACAAAATTCAACCCGGTTCCCGACTCATCCAGAGTTGTCCCTTACTGGCTTATCAGCAGCTACCTGATTCTTACCATTGCTGAGCTATTCCTTAGCCCAATGGGTCTTTCATTTGTTTCTAAAGTAGCTCCTGCCCGTTTCCAGGGTCTTATGCAGGGCGGCTGGCTGCTGGCAACAGCTGTTGGTAATAAATTCCTTTTCATTGGAAGCGATTTCTGGGGAAAACTTGATTTGTGGCAGCTTTGGGCAATCTTTATTGTTTGCTGTGTTCTGTCTGCAATCTTTATCTTCTCAATTATGAAAAGACTGGAAGCTGCAACTAAATAA
- a CDS encoding noncanonical pyrimidine nucleotidase, YjjG family — protein MKHRTYQHIFFDLDRTLWDFDANSNETFQDIFLKYRLTERGIQSFDDFLNTYHKHNLLLWDFYRKGEIVKEVLNIRRFSLTLHDFGIADNLLSHNIAHDYITLSPTKTNLFPQTTEVLEYLRKRYKLHIITNGFEEVQYKKLKHSGLTKYFIEIITSEDAGVKKPEFQIFDYAMKRAGALPSESLMIGDDEEVDIWGALGAGIDQVLVDYENNIKDTKATYHIKSLGELYDFL, from the coding sequence GTGAAGCACAGAACATATCAGCATATTTTCTTTGACCTTGACAGGACTCTTTGGGATTTTGATGCAAATTCAAATGAAACGTTTCAGGATATCTTCCTGAAATACAGATTAACCGAAAGGGGAATACAATCATTTGATGATTTTCTTAACACCTACCACAAGCACAATCTATTGCTTTGGGACTTTTACAGAAAAGGCGAAATCGTAAAAGAAGTCCTCAACATCAGAAGATTCTCTTTGACATTGCATGATTTTGGCATTGCTGACAATTTATTGAGTCACAATATAGCGCATGATTATATTACACTAAGTCCGACTAAAACCAATTTATTCCCACAAACCACAGAAGTTCTCGAGTACCTGAGGAAGAGATATAAACTTCATATTATAACCAATGGATTTGAAGAAGTACAATACAAAAAACTTAAACACTCAGGCTTGACAAAATATTTTATTGAAATCATCACATCAGAGGATGCCGGCGTTAAAAAACCTGAATTTCAGATATTTGATTATGCCATGAAGCGGGCAGGAGCTCTGCCATCAGAGAGTTTGATGATTGGCGACGATGAAGAAGTGGATATTTGGGGAGCCTTAGGTGCAGGCATTGATCAGGTTCTTGTGGATTATGAAAATAATATAAAAGATACGAAAGCAACCTATCACATTAAGAGTTTAGGTGAGTTATATGATTTTTTATAG
- a CDS encoding DUF2461 domain-containing protein produces MHDILKFLSALSANNNREWFDVHRAEYQLVKVRFEEYVSTLIAEIAAIDPSIGIPVAKDCIFRIFRDVRFSANKQPYKTNFGAFIANGGRKSPRAGYYIHVEPGHSMIAGGIYMPQPDLLKKLRQEIYFNVPEFKAILNDKDFKSTFGELATWDMLKRPPKDFPADFPDIELLKYKSYSVAKGLDDNLILSDKFNATVLHACESMRSFNHFLNRSFEG; encoded by the coding sequence ATGCATGATATACTTAAATTTTTAAGCGCGCTTTCAGCGAATAATAATCGCGAATGGTTTGATGTTCACCGCGCAGAATATCAGCTCGTTAAAGTCAGATTTGAGGAGTATGTTTCTACGCTGATTGCAGAAATTGCTGCCATAGATCCTTCAATAGGAATTCCGGTTGCTAAGGATTGTATTTTCAGGATATTTCGGGATGTGCGATTTTCGGCCAATAAACAACCATACAAAACAAATTTTGGAGCTTTTATTGCCAATGGTGGCCGCAAAAGCCCGCGTGCAGGTTATTACATTCATGTGGAGCCCGGCCATTCAATGATTGCCGGTGGAATTTATATGCCACAGCCCGATTTGCTTAAAAAGCTCAGACAGGAAATTTATTTTAATGTTCCGGAGTTTAAAGCAATTTTGAACGATAAGGATTTTAAATCCACATTTGGTGAACTGGCAACCTGGGATATGCTCAAACGGCCACCCAAGGATTTTCCAGCCGATTTTCCTGATATTGAGTTGCTTAAATATAAGAGTTATTCGGTCGCCAAAGGCCTTGATGACAATTTGATTTTATCTGATAAGTTCAATGCAACCGTGCTTCATGCCTGTGAATCGATGCGCAGCTTTAACCACTTTCTTAACAGGTCATTTGAAGGTTAA
- a CDS encoding phosphatidylserine decarboxylase family protein — MRIHKEGYIIILISFIVLGVISPLSGLIAMPQWLHYLLWVGFALLFLWIVKFFRYPQRLLTPDDAKVICPADGKVVAIEKVFEPEYFKEERLQISVFMSPNNVHVNWYPVSGAVRYMKYHPGKYLVAWHPKSSTENERTTVVIGNESGQEILVRQIAGAMARRIVCYAREGSMVRQGDELGFIKFGSRVDLFLPVDVKVEVNIGQKVTGKSTIIAHLK, encoded by the coding sequence ATGCGGATACACAAAGAAGGTTACATAATTATTTTGATTTCATTTATTGTTTTGGGCGTTATTTCCCCGTTAAGCGGACTTATTGCCATGCCGCAATGGTTGCATTATTTATTATGGGTTGGATTTGCCTTACTCTTTTTATGGATAGTAAAATTTTTCAGATACCCTCAAAGGCTTCTTACGCCTGATGATGCTAAAGTTATTTGTCCGGCCGACGGTAAAGTTGTAGCAATTGAAAAGGTGTTTGAACCTGAATACTTCAAGGAAGAGAGGCTGCAGATTTCTGTTTTTATGTCTCCCAACAATGTGCATGTTAACTGGTATCCGGTTTCAGGTGCAGTTCGTTATATGAAATACCACCCCGGAAAATATCTGGTGGCATGGCATCCAAAGTCTTCCACTGAAAATGAACGTACAACTGTTGTTATCGGCAATGAGTCAGGGCAGGAAATTTTGGTACGACAGATTGCTGGTGCAATGGCCCGCAGGATTGTTTGTTATGCAAGAGAAGGAAGTATGGTCAGACAGGGCGACGAACTTGGATTTATTAAATTTGGCTCACGGGTCGATCTTTTTCTGCCTGTTGATGTTAAAGTTGAAGTAAACATCGGACAAAAAGTTACCGGAAAGAGCACTATTATTGCCCATCTTAAATAA
- a CDS encoding YbaN family protein gives MNRNKFRFQSKLYKSPVIRFLILLLGVLAMLLGLIGIFVPLLPTTPFLLLASWCFVRASEKLNRKLLTNRYLGPYITNYQSRHGITLKNKIYSLVFLWLTLISSAVLSPPWWWLWLMLSSIGAGVTYHIVSFKTLKE, from the coding sequence ATGAATAGAAATAAATTTCGTTTTCAATCTAAATTATATAAAAGCCCTGTAATCAGGTTTTTAATTCTTTTGTTGGGGGTGTTGGCCATGTTGCTGGGTTTAATCGGCATTTTTGTGCCCTTGCTTCCAACTACTCCATTTCTGTTGCTGGCTTCCTGGTGTTTTGTCCGGGCTTCTGAAAAGCTAAACAGAAAACTTTTGACAAACCGCTATTTGGGGCCTTATATCACAAATTACCAATCCAGGCATGGCATTACTTTGAAAAATAAAATCTATAGTCTTGTATTTTTATGGTTAACTCTTATTTCCTCGGCTGTTTTGTCGCCTCCATGGTGGTGGCTTTGGTTAATGCTGTCATCAATAGGGGCAGGAGTCACCTATCACATTGTATCTTTCAAGACCCTGAAAGAATAA
- a CDS encoding M3 family metallopeptidase — translation MKKISLFLILFTMCSLSNRSNAQEKDSSNPFFSAYQTPFEVPPFDQIKPGHFLPAIEQGIEEQTNEINNIINNPAEPDFENTIAALDNSGSLIRKVNSVFSNLNSANTNRELQAIAKQIAPKLSAHYDNINLNPLLFARIKTVFDKRTELNLSKEQMRLLDDRYKGFIRGGAALTGVQQERFRQINKLLSTLTLQFGENVLAETNNYKLVIDNQDDLNGLPVSLIEQGAEAARDAGLEGKWVFTLHNPSVMPFLQYAENRELREKIYTAYINRGNNGNEHDNNELIKQIASLRLEKAKMLGYESHAAFVLEENMAKNAANVVDLLQKLWEPALKRAQMEAAGLNSIIAREGGQFSLQPWDWRYYAEKLRKEKYDLDDESLKPYFALENVKQGIFMVANKLYGISFTERKDIPVHHPDVMAYEVKEADGRHIGILYMDFFPRESKRGGAWMNSYRKQYTENGVNISPVITIVCNFSKPTSSQPSLLTFDETSTFFHEFGHALHGLLSNSTYYSLSGTSVPRDFVELPSQIMENWAGEPEVLKMYAKHYLTGETIPQELINKLHNSKYFNQGFETVEYLAASFLDLGYHNQKEANFNDIAAFEKKTLDEINLIPEINSRYRSTYFNHIFSGGYSSGYYSYIWAAILDADAFEAFKENGLFDKKTATSFRKNILEKGATDDPMVLYQNFRGAEPDITPLLKRRGLVEN, via the coding sequence ATGAAAAAAATTTCGCTTTTTTTAATCTTATTTACAATGTGTTCATTATCAAACCGAAGCAATGCGCAAGAAAAAGACAGCTCCAACCCCTTCTTTAGCGCATATCAGACCCCATTTGAAGTTCCGCCTTTCGATCAGATAAAACCCGGGCATTTTTTACCGGCTATTGAGCAGGGAATTGAAGAACAAACCAATGAAATTAACAACATCATAAACAATCCTGCAGAACCTGATTTTGAGAATACTATAGCCGCCCTGGACAACAGCGGCAGCTTAATCCGCAAAGTCAACAGCGTATTTTCAAACCTGAATTCGGCAAATACAAACCGTGAGTTACAAGCCATTGCCAAACAAATCGCACCCAAGCTTTCGGCCCATTACGATAATATCAACCTTAACCCCCTACTTTTTGCCAGAATAAAAACAGTTTTCGACAAACGCACTGAGCTGAATCTGAGCAAAGAACAAATGCGGTTGCTTGACGACAGGTACAAAGGATTTATCAGGGGAGGCGCCGCCCTTACAGGAGTGCAGCAGGAACGTTTCAGACAAATTAATAAACTGTTATCAACCCTCACCCTCCAGTTTGGAGAAAATGTATTGGCAGAAACAAACAATTATAAACTGGTCATTGACAACCAGGATGACCTCAATGGACTTCCGGTTTCGCTGATAGAACAAGGTGCCGAAGCTGCCCGCGATGCCGGCCTTGAAGGAAAATGGGTTTTCACATTGCATAATCCAAGTGTGATGCCTTTTCTGCAATATGCCGAAAACCGCGAACTTCGCGAAAAAATTTACACAGCTTATATAAACAGGGGCAATAATGGAAACGAACATGACAACAACGAACTTATAAAGCAAATAGCATCGCTCAGGCTTGAAAAAGCAAAAATGCTTGGGTATGAAAGCCATGCTGCTTTTGTGCTGGAAGAAAATATGGCAAAAAATGCAGCCAATGTTGTTGATCTATTGCAAAAACTATGGGAACCCGCCTTAAAAAGAGCCCAAATGGAAGCGGCCGGACTGAATTCAATCATTGCCCGCGAAGGAGGTCAGTTTAGCCTTCAACCATGGGACTGGCGATACTATGCTGAAAAGCTGAGGAAAGAAAAGTACGATCTCGACGACGAATCACTGAAGCCATATTTCGCATTGGAAAATGTAAAACAAGGCATTTTTATGGTCGCCAACAAATTATATGGCATCTCATTCACTGAAAGAAAAGACATTCCTGTTCATCACCCTGATGTAATGGCTTATGAAGTAAAAGAAGCAGATGGCCGCCATATAGGTATTTTGTACATGGATTTTTTTCCGAGAGAAAGCAAACGCGGTGGTGCCTGGATGAACAGCTACAGAAAACAGTATACTGAAAATGGTGTAAATATCAGCCCCGTTATTACCATTGTATGTAATTTCTCCAAACCAACTTCAAGCCAGCCATCATTGTTAACTTTTGACGAAACCAGCACTTTCTTTCACGAATTTGGACATGCATTACACGGACTTCTCTCCAATTCGACATATTACAGCCTGTCTGGGACCTCAGTCCCCAGAGATTTTGTAGAATTACCTTCGCAAATTATGGAAAACTGGGCCGGAGAACCTGAAGTACTTAAAATGTATGCCAAACATTACCTTACAGGCGAAACGATACCTCAGGAGCTTATCAACAAACTGCACAACAGCAAATACTTTAATCAGGGATTTGAAACCGTTGAATATCTGGCTGCGTCATTTCTCGATTTGGGCTACCACAATCAAAAGGAAGCAAACTTTAATGATATTGCTGCTTTTGAAAAGAAGACACTTGATGAAATTAACCTGATCCCCGAAATCAACAGCCGTTATCGGTCAACCTATTTTAATCATATTTTCAGCGGCGGATATTCCTCAGGATATTATAGCTATATATGGGCTGCTATCCTTGATGCTGATGCTTTTGAAGCATTTAAAGAAAATGGGTTATTCGATAAAAAAACAGCCACCTCATTCAGAAAAAATATTCTTGAAAAAGGTGCTACCGACGATCCTATGGTTTTATATCAAAACTTCCGCGGTGCAGAGCCTGACATTACGCCTCTGCTAAAGCGCCGTGGCTTAGTTGAAAATTGA
- a CDS encoding SPFH domain-containing protein: METKEQEKFVRPRSGYVMLLLVFALIGLAVFSLINYNETLWITILSIVVLIADIVLLPGFLVVNPNESSVLVLFGDYIGTVKHNGFFWVNPFYTRKKISLRARNLNGEPIKVNDKIGNPIMIGIVLVWKAQDTFKAAFEVDDYIHYVEIQSEAAIRKLAGHYPYDNFDDAEAEISLRSGGEEVNHQLETELSERLERAGIDVIEARISYLAYSSEIAGAMLRRQQATAIIAARKKIVEGAVSMVEMALEQLSEKSLISLDEDKKASMVSNLMVVLCSDKDASPVINAGTLNQ; encoded by the coding sequence ATGGAAACAAAAGAACAAGAAAAATTTGTCAGACCGCGCTCTGGTTATGTAATGTTGCTCCTCGTATTTGCATTGATAGGCCTGGCTGTGTTCAGCCTTATCAATTATAACGAGACACTGTGGATAACCATATTGTCAATTGTTGTGCTGATTGCAGACATTGTTTTACTGCCTGGATTTTTGGTGGTAAACCCAAATGAGTCCAGTGTTCTGGTGCTATTTGGCGATTATATTGGTACTGTTAAGCACAATGGATTTTTTTGGGTAAATCCGTTTTATACCCGAAAAAAGATTTCATTAAGAGCCAGAAACCTGAATGGTGAGCCAATTAAAGTAAACGATAAAATCGGTAACCCGATTATGATAGGGATTGTATTGGTTTGGAAAGCACAGGATACATTTAAAGCTGCTTTTGAAGTTGATGACTACATACACTATGTTGAAATTCAGAGCGAAGCAGCCATACGCAAATTGGCTGGTCATTATCCGTATGATAATTTTGACGATGCTGAAGCTGAAATTTCACTGAGATCTGGCGGTGAAGAAGTGAATCATCAGTTGGAGACTGAGCTTTCTGAACGTTTGGAACGTGCTGGAATTGATGTCATTGAGGCCCGGATTTCTTATTTGGCTTACTCGTCGGAGATTGCCGGCGCAATGCTTAGAAGACAACAAGCCACTGCAATTATTGCTGCCCGCAAAAAGATAGTTGAAGGGGCTGTAAGTATGGTTGAAATGGCCCTCGAACAGCTTTCCGAAAAAAGCCTTATCAGTCTTGATGAGGACAAAAAAGCTTCAATGGTGAGCAATTTAATGGTGGTTTTGTGTTCTGATAAGGATGCCAGCCCCGTTATTAATGCTGGTACGCTTAACCAATAA
- a CDS encoding TIGR01212 family radical SAM protein (This family includes YhcC from E. coli K-12, an uncharacterized radical SAM protein.): protein MDKFSGKRYNSYNEYFKRTFGQRVQKVSIDAGFTCPNRDGTTGLGGCTYCNNDAFNPSYCQPQKPVSQQIAEGIEFHKVRYRRALKYLAYFQTYSNTYCSINRLKELYEQALAYPEITGLVIGTRPDCIDDEKLAYLADIARHHYVIVEYGMESTNNETLKLINRGHTFEQTAEAISKTASYGLKTGAHLIFGLPGESRQQMLEQAHIVSALPLTTIKFHQLQIVKDTVMAKQFLDNPSQFKLFSLDEYIDFIVAFIERLNPDIVIERFTGEVPPRFLVNKAWGQLRADQVALKIEQEMERLNTWQGKKFIAG from the coding sequence ATGGATAAATTCTCCGGAAAACGATACAATTCCTACAACGAATACTTCAAACGCACTTTTGGTCAGAGAGTACAAAAAGTCTCTATTGATGCCGGTTTTACCTGCCCAAACAGAGACGGAACTACCGGGTTGGGAGGTTGCACTTATTGCAATAATGACGCATTCAACCCATCGTATTGCCAGCCGCAAAAGCCTGTTTCGCAGCAGATTGCCGAAGGCATTGAGTTTCACAAGGTTCGTTACAGGAGGGCGCTTAAGTACCTGGCCTATTTTCAGACCTATTCCAACACTTATTGTTCAATAAACAGGTTAAAAGAACTTTACGAACAAGCGCTTGCTTACCCCGAAATTACCGGCCTTGTTATAGGAACCCGCCCTGATTGTATCGATGACGAAAAGCTCGCTTATTTAGCTGATATTGCGCGCCATCATTATGTAATTGTAGAATATGGGATGGAATCAACAAACAATGAAACCCTGAAACTTATAAACAGAGGGCACACATTTGAACAAACAGCTGAAGCGATTAGTAAAACAGCATCTTATGGATTAAAAACAGGAGCTCACCTGATTTTTGGGCTTCCAGGTGAATCGCGCCAGCAAATGCTCGAACAGGCTCATATTGTTTCAGCACTTCCGCTCACAACCATCAAATTTCATCAGCTCCAAATCGTTAAAGACACTGTGATGGCCAAACAGTTTCTTGATAATCCGTCTCAATTCAAACTTTTCAGTCTTGACGAATACATTGACTTTATTGTAGCTTTTATTGAAAGACTCAATCCTGATATTGTTATTGAGCGATTTACAGGTGAAGTTCCGCCCCGTTTTCTGGTAAATAAAGCATGGGGACAACTCAGAGCCGACCAGGTTGCTTTAAAAATTGAACAAGAGATGGAACGGTTGAACACCTGGCAGGGCAAAAAATTTATTGCCGGATAA
- a CDS encoding Arc family DNA binding domain-containing protein, giving the protein MAQKKSFALRIDADLLASVEKWAADEFRSTNGQLEWIISKALKDARRLKDTPEAPRDDSTSG; this is encoded by the coding sequence ATGGCTCAAAAGAAATCTTTTGCACTGCGGATTGATGCAGATTTACTAGCTTCAGTTGAGAAATGGGCTGCGGATGAATTTCGTAGTACAAATGGTCAGCTGGAATGGATTATCAGTAAAGCCCTGAAGGATGCACGGCGGCTGAAGGATACTCCTGAAGCACCCAGGGATGATTCAACTTCTGGGTAG
- a CDS encoding phosphatidate cytidylyltransferase, protein MNNFTIRTITGSVFVICVIGSVVLSQWAFAALFLLVSLAGFWEFTRIMRQAKIFPHRLAGSVAGIAFYSSIVFFEFGIIDTKMLLLNLLWLPFLLIVELFRKSNTPFQNVAAELIGLAWIVLPLALLNGFFNHTDGPGWLHGGVLLGFFLILWIYDSGAYVFGSMFGRHRMIERISPKKSWEGFAGGSAAGLLTAYLISASFIEFSVLQWLVIAVVIIVFGTLGDLTESMLKRSLDVKDSGSLLPGHGGILDRFDAVFLAAPVVYIIINFIR, encoded by the coding sequence GTGAATAATTTTACCATTAGAACTATTACCGGGTCTGTTTTTGTGATTTGTGTTATAGGGTCAGTTGTGCTTAGTCAATGGGCTTTTGCCGCACTTTTTCTGCTGGTTTCTTTAGCCGGTTTCTGGGAGTTTACACGTATCATGCGGCAGGCAAAAATTTTCCCTCACAGGCTGGCTGGTTCTGTTGCAGGTATCGCCTTTTATAGCAGCATTGTATTTTTTGAATTTGGAATCATTGACACAAAAATGCTTTTGCTGAATTTGTTATGGCTCCCATTTTTGCTTATCGTTGAACTTTTCAGGAAAAGCAATACTCCTTTTCAGAATGTTGCTGCTGAATTAATCGGATTGGCCTGGATTGTTCTGCCTCTGGCTCTGCTTAATGGATTTTTTAATCATACTGATGGCCCCGGTTGGTTACATGGAGGTGTGTTACTTGGCTTTTTTCTAATTCTTTGGATTTATGATTCGGGAGCTTATGTTTTTGGTTCAATGTTTGGCCGGCATCGTATGATAGAACGTATCAGCCCCAAAAAATCATGGGAAGGATTTGCCGGCGGATCGGCTGCCGGTTTGTTAACAGCCTACCTGATTTCTGCGTCATTTATCGAATTCTCTGTTTTACAGTGGCTTGTGATTGCTGTTGTCATTATTGTTTTCGGTACACTTGGCGATTTGACGGAGTCAATGCTCAAACGCAGCCTGGATGTGAAAGATTCCGGTTCATTATTGCCCGGTCATGGTGGTATTCTTGATCGGTTTGATGCTGTTTTTCTGGCAGCACCTGTTGTGTACATTATAATCAATTTCATACGTTGA